A region from the Chloroflexota bacterium genome encodes:
- a CDS encoding GNAT family N-acetyltransferase — translation MNTKIRQARPEDAKLLAWTMLMAGRSHMKIGIWDLIISQPEDRCLEFLELLTLQRPRHMCYYTEFLVADVDGHPAAALEGFDPVNNGEDTVTAPMVAVIQRMGLTPEDMAPGQQNLAAFMTCHPESTEGAWVVEHVATRPEYRRAGAISKLLEAILDKGRKQGFHKAQVGYYIGNTPAESAYQKAGFKYLDEKRHPAFEALIGCPGMVQFVRDL, via the coding sequence GTGAACACCAAGATCCGACAGGCACGCCCCGAAGATGCGAAGTTGCTCGCCTGGACCATGCTCATGGCAGGCCGGTCACACATGAAAATAGGCATCTGGGACCTCATCATCTCTCAGCCGGAGGACAGGTGTCTGGAGTTCCTGGAACTGCTGACTTTGCAGCGGCCACGCCACATGTGTTACTACACCGAGTTCCTGGTGGCCGATGTCGATGGCCATCCAGCAGCGGCTCTCGAAGGCTTCGATCCGGTGAATAACGGGGAAGACACGGTCACCGCGCCCATGGTCGCAGTCATCCAGAGGATGGGATTGACGCCAGAAGACATGGCACCGGGGCAGCAGAACCTGGCAGCCTTCATGACATGCCATCCTGAGTCAACTGAGGGTGCCTGGGTGGTGGAGCACGTGGCCACCCGCCCCGAGTACCGCCGCGCGGGGGCGATCAGCAAGCTGCTCGAGGCAATCCTGGACAAGGGACGGAAGCAGGGTTTTCACAAGGCGCAGGTGGGTTACTACATTGGCAACACCCCCGCCGAGAGTGCCTATCAGAAGGCAGGGTTCAAGTACCTCGACGAGAAGCGGCATCCCGCCTTCGAGGCCCTGATCGGCTGCCCGGGCATGGTGCAGTTCGTGCGCGATCTGTGA
- the glmS gene encoding glutamine--fructose-6-phosphate transaminase (isomerizing): MCGIIGCVGDSPAAPFLVKALKNLEYRGYDSAGIATIANGKICAEKDVGNLDQVREKRHLDDLPGSTGIGHVRWATHGEVTAINAHPHFDCKREIAVVHNGIIENYQELRSWLEPNHLFVSQTDTEVIPHLIEEYMDEGVSLEQAVLKATKKLKGSYALAAISIKEPGKIVASRKDSPLVVGVSGGRNFIASDVLAFLEETNRVAFMEDGETVVLSKDVTFLDAEGQRIQKEFKEIDWKCDEATKQDYDFFMMKEIMEEPHAIRCATMQDKKQLLEMAIGILRSRQVVITACGTSRHAALVGRYLFSKLGGKFCDVIMASEFQYFSDSIDKNSLVIAISQSGETADVIQGVKRARENGATIYSLVNTVGSTLARMSDRVLYLNCGPEVGVAATKTFMSQLTIFYLLAFTMANRLEEGLGKIVDICPKIEKCFSKNSKKIRGLAQQTKDKGDYYYIARGINFAIAAEGALKMKEISYVHAEGMPAGELKHGTLALIDKGTPVVVICPRDYTFDETIANAHETKARGAFVIGVSEENNLIFDDWLEIPQVEEIFQPLVTVVPLQLLAYYSALAHGKDPDKPRNLAKSVTVK, encoded by the coding sequence ATGTGTGGAATAATCGGCTGTGTCGGAGATAGCCCTGCCGCTCCCTTCCTGGTCAAGGCGCTGAAGAATCTGGAGTATAGGGGTTATGATTCTGCGGGCATTGCCACAATTGCCAACGGCAAGATTTGTGCTGAAAAAGACGTGGGCAATCTAGATCAGGTACGAGAAAAACGCCACCTGGATGATCTCCCGGGGAGTACGGGGATTGGGCACGTTCGCTGGGCTACACACGGCGAGGTCACAGCCATAAATGCTCACCCTCACTTCGACTGCAAAAGAGAGATTGCAGTGGTTCACAATGGAATCATAGAGAACTATCAAGAGCTTCGTAGCTGGCTTGAGCCGAACCATCTTTTTGTATCTCAGACTGATACCGAAGTAATCCCCCATCTCATTGAGGAGTATATGGATGAGGGAGTTTCTCTTGAACAGGCTGTCTTGAAGGCAACAAAGAAGCTTAAAGGTTCATATGCATTAGCTGCAATTTCAATAAAAGAACCGGGGAAGATAGTGGCCAGCCGTAAAGACAGTCCTCTGGTGGTTGGAGTGAGTGGCGGAAGGAACTTCATTGCCAGTGATGTACTTGCTTTCCTGGAGGAGACCAATCGGGTTGCTTTTATGGAAGATGGGGAAACCGTGGTCTTGAGCAAGGATGTTACATTTCTCGATGCGGAGGGGCAGCGGATTCAGAAGGAGTTTAAGGAGATCGACTGGAAGTGCGATGAGGCGACCAAGCAAGACTATGACTTTTTTATGATGAAAGAGATAATGGAAGAGCCCCATGCAATACGCTGCGCTACCATGCAGGATAAGAAGCAGCTTCTTGAGATGGCCATAGGCATTCTGAGATCAAGGCAGGTGGTCATAACTGCTTGTGGTACATCTAGACATGCGGCCCTTGTCGGGAGGTACCTCTTTTCCAAACTGGGTGGCAAGTTCTGCGATGTGATTATGGCCTCCGAATTTCAGTACTTCTCCGATTCGATTGACAAGAATAGTCTGGTGATAGCTATCTCTCAGAGTGGCGAGACCGCCGATGTCATCCAAGGTGTGAAGAGGGCTAGGGAAAATGGGGCTACTATCTATTCGCTGGTTAATACTGTGGGGTCTACTCTGGCGAGGATGAGCGATAGAGTCCTCTATCTCAACTGCGGGCCTGAAGTTGGTGTGGCTGCTACCAAGACCTTCATGAGCCAGCTAACCATCTTTTACCTGTTGGCTTTCACGATGGCTAACAGGTTGGAAGAAGGCTTGGGGAAGATAGTGGATATATGTCCCAAGATTGAGAAGTGTTTCAGCAAGAACAGTAAGAAGATACGGGGATTGGCGCAGCAAACAAAGGATAAGGGTGATTACTACTACATAGCCAGAGGGATCAATTTCGCTATAGCTGCCGAGGGAGCGCTCAAAATGAAGGAGATCTCTTATGTTCATGCTGAAGGCATGCCAGCCGGAGAGTTAAAGCATGGCACATTGGCCCTTATCGATAAGGGAACACCGGTTGTGGTCATCTGCCCCAGGGATTACACGTTCGATGAAACCATTGCTAATGCGCACGAAACAAAAGCACGCGGGGCTTTCGTTATTGGGGTTTCCGAGGAGAACAACCTGATTTTTGATGATTGGCTCGAGATTCCCCAGGTGGAAGAGATTTTCCAGCCCTTGGTAACTGTCGTACCGCTTCAGCTTCTGGCTTATTATTCGGCACTGGCTCATGGTAAGGATCCCGACAAGCCTCGCAATCTCGCCAAATCGGTTACTGTCAAATAG
- a CDS encoding sugar phosphate nucleotidyltransferase: MKAVLLCGGVGKRMFPITEDKLLLKFLGKPLLKHQMEKASEAGLNELIIVANPQNVERIEQIAKDVSGVQFEVVVQENPLGIANALESASRFLSGEVVVVNPNDIFDSSAYTSLVRGGRDGGAVSYLVGYEVKDYFPGGYLVVDGGNMLRKIVEKPQKGEEPSNLVNILVHLHTDIKRLLKCVESVQTSRDDVYECALDCMVREGDKIKIVPYRDYWAAIKYPWHIFTAVRYFLDRSKPSISPSARISSKATIEGKVVIEDNVRVLENAVIRGPAYIGAGSIIGNNALVRDYSHIGANCVVGYCTEVKNSYIGDRCWFHSNYVGDSVIADDCSFGAGTVLANFRFDEKDVKVGVGDGMIDTGLDKFGAIIGAGSKTGINASILPGIKIGPNSFVGPHVCLTKDLGPNKLAIAESRYRVMDKDINLGDEKKRELMKKLETL; encoded by the coding sequence ATGAAGGCGGTATTACTCTGCGGTGGCGTTGGAAAGAGAATGTTTCCTATCACGGAGGATAAACTGCTGCTTAAGTTCTTGGGCAAGCCACTGCTTAAACACCAGATGGAGAAGGCAAGCGAGGCCGGTCTGAACGAGCTGATAATAGTGGCAAATCCGCAGAATGTCGAGAGGATAGAGCAAATAGCGAAGGATGTTTCTGGAGTGCAGTTTGAGGTTGTTGTACAGGAGAATCCTCTGGGAATTGCCAATGCACTGGAGAGTGCTAGCCGGTTCTTGAGTGGCGAGGTAGTGGTGGTAAATCCGAACGATATATTTGACAGCTCGGCCTATACCAGTCTTGTTCGTGGGGGCCGTGATGGTGGTGCTGTTTCCTATCTGGTTGGCTACGAGGTGAAGGACTATTTCCCCGGCGGTTACTTGGTGGTTGATGGGGGGAATATGTTAAGAAAGATTGTGGAGAAGCCTCAGAAGGGGGAGGAGCCAAGCAATCTTGTAAACATACTTGTACATTTGCACACTGATATAAAGAGACTTTTGAAATGTGTTGAAAGTGTTCAAACAAGCCGGGACGACGTATATGAATGTGCCCTGGATTGCATGGTCAGAGAGGGGGACAAGATCAAGATAGTCCCCTACCGCGATTATTGGGCGGCTATCAAGTACCCTTGGCATATCTTTACAGCGGTGAGATATTTCCTTGATAGGAGTAAGCCGAGTATTTCCCCATCAGCGCGTATCTCCTCCAAGGCTACTATTGAAGGGAAGGTGGTCATCGAAGATAATGTCAGGGTTTTGGAGAACGCTGTGATACGAGGACCGGCGTATATCGGCGCAGGGTCGATAATTGGCAATAACGCCTTGGTGCGTGACTATAGCCACATTGGTGCTAATTGTGTCGTAGGATACTGTACTGAAGTAAAGAACTCCTATATTGGTGATAGATGCTGGTTTCATTCAAACTATGTTGGCGATTCTGTCATAGCCGATGACTGTTCTTTTGGTGCTGGCACTGTGCTTGCTAATTTTCGCTTCGATGAAAAGGATGTCAAGGTCGGAGTTGGAGATGGAATGATAGACACTGGACTTGACAAGTTTGGTGCTATAATAGGAGCGGGGTCAAAGACAGGTATTAACGCGAGCATTTTGCCGGGGATCAAGATTGGCCCCAATTCGTTTGTTGGTCCTCATGTTTGTTTGACGAAGGATCTTGGGCCGAACAAGTTGGCTATAGCGGAGTCGCGTTACAGGGTGATGGATAAGGATATCAATCTAGGTGATGAGAAGAAAAGAGAGCTTATGAAGAAACTGGAGACACTGTAG
- a CDS encoding phosphoglucosamine mutase — protein sequence MSLFGTSGIRGVVNQDLTVELCQEVAQALGTILPLGSRVCVATDTRLSREILKDAILSGLQSCGIETTDLGILPTPVLALLTREWGFDTGVMVTASHNPPEFNGMKLFNRDSLGYNKIQERQIEDVYLKKRFRRESQGRLYHGQGMSGAYLHFIQGRFISKTFDGKPKIVVDPGNGAASGVVSKIFTEMGLDVVPLNDVPDGLFPGRNPEPKEDTLHNTVQFLREVKADLAVCFDGDADRVVFCDREGFLGFNEPIAFISRLVVQESGKKTIASTVEAGRLLDLAVEDLGVRVVRGEVGDVNVAYLARENDAAIGVEQVGVYIIPEAGYYPDSIFATLILLSRMSEVGEVREFFKRMPKLFFDKSKVSCPNKLKEAVMRKVGEEANCFGADSLNALDGVRLEFGDSWMLIRASGTEPVIRVLAESPSATKNRDLVDRGVKVVRRFMSEVML from the coding sequence ATGTCCCTTTTTGGAACGAGCGGTATCAGGGGTGTGGTCAATCAGGACCTGACCGTAGAGCTATGTCAGGAAGTGGCCCAAGCGCTGGGCACCATACTACCCTTGGGGTCCAGGGTTTGCGTGGCTACCGATACCAGGCTCAGCAGGGAGATTCTCAAGGACGCCATCCTTTCAGGTTTACAATCCTGTGGAATAGAGACGACTGATCTGGGTATTCTACCTACTCCAGTTTTGGCCCTCCTTACTAGAGAATGGGGTTTTGACACTGGTGTTATGGTTACAGCCTCTCACAATCCCCCCGAGTTCAACGGTATGAAGTTGTTCAATAGAGACTCATTGGGATATAACAAGATTCAAGAGCGGCAAATAGAGGATGTCTATCTTAAGAAGAGGTTCAGGAGGGAGAGCCAGGGTAGGTTGTACCATGGGCAGGGGATGAGTGGGGCTTACCTTCACTTCATTCAGGGGAGGTTTATTTCAAAGACCTTCGATGGCAAGCCAAAAATCGTGGTGGACCCAGGAAATGGCGCTGCTTCCGGAGTAGTCAGCAAGATTTTTACTGAGATGGGTCTTGATGTTGTTCCTTTGAATGATGTTCCTGACGGCCTGTTCCCAGGCAGGAATCCGGAACCAAAAGAAGATACTTTACATAACACTGTTCAGTTTCTGAGGGAGGTCAAGGCAGATCTTGCTGTTTGCTTTGATGGTGATGCTGATCGGGTTGTCTTTTGTGACCGCGAGGGTTTCCTGGGATTCAACGAGCCGATTGCCTTTATCTCCAGGCTGGTTGTTCAGGAAAGTGGAAAGAAGACGATTGCTTCGACAGTAGAGGCAGGCAGGTTGCTGGACTTAGCTGTGGAAGACCTGGGAGTGAGGGTAGTTAGGGGTGAGGTTGGTGATGTCAATGTAGCATATCTTGCCCGGGAGAATGATGCTGCTATCGGAGTAGAACAGGTAGGTGTGTATATAATCCCTGAGGCGGGCTACTATCCTGACAGCATTTTTGCCACGCTGATCTTGCTCAGCCGCATGAGTGAGGTGGGCGAGGTTAGGGAATTTTTCAAAAGGATGCCAAAGCTTTTCTTTGACAAGAGTAAGGTCTCATGTCCCAACAAGTTGAAGGAAGCTGTTATGAGGAAGGTTGGAGAGGAGGCTAATTGTTTTGGGGCTGACAGTTTGAATGCCCTGGATGGTGTGAGGCTGGAGTTTGGAGATTCATGGATGCTCATCAGGGCCAGTGGAACCGAACCAGTTATTCGGGTACTAGCTGAGTCGCCATCGGCAACGAAGAATCGTGATCTTGTTGATAGAGGTGTTAAGGTAGTTCGGCGCTTCATGTCGGAGGTGATGCTATGA
- a CDS encoding Fe-S-containing hydro-lyase, which translates to MAKRITLPLSDETLSDLKAGDNVLLTGVMYVARDAAHKRMIEALDRGEPLPFDVRGQTIYYMGPSPARPAQVIGSAGPTTSGRMDVYSPRLMAEGLKGMIGKGMRSPAVKEAMRKYKAVYFAAIGGAGALISKTIKKSEIVAYEELGAEAVLRIEVKDFPAVVINDIHARDLYEEGKARYQMVGG; encoded by the coding sequence ATGGCCAAGAGGATTACACTGCCTTTGAGTGATGAAACCTTAAGTGATCTCAAGGCTGGAGATAATGTCTTACTCACCGGCGTTATGTATGTGGCTCGAGATGCTGCTCACAAGAGAATGATTGAGGCATTGGATCGAGGGGAGCCTCTGCCGTTTGATGTAAGGGGACAAACAATATACTATATGGGTCCCTCGCCTGCCAGACCGGCCCAGGTAATTGGATCTGCTGGTCCTACTACAAGTGGTCGCATGGACGTCTACTCCCCCCGCTTAATGGCCGAGGGCCTCAAGGGAATGATAGGCAAGGGTATGCGTTCGCCAGCGGTAAAAGAGGCTATGAGGAAATACAAGGCAGTGTATTTTGCTGCCATAGGGGGTGCTGGTGCGCTCATATCCAAGACAATCAAGAAATCAGAAATAGTAGCCTATGAGGAGCTTGGGGCTGAGGCGGTTCTGCGGATAGAAGTAAAGGATTTCCCTGCTGTTGTGATCAATGATATCCATGCCAGAGACCTCTACGAGGAGGGGAAAGCCAGATACCAGATGGTAGGAGGATGA
- a CDS encoding acyl-CoA dehydrogenase family protein codes for MDFDIPEEPKMIQSLVRSFVSDQLRPLERDILGRAADLSDARMSLPPEMNEKLIKMAKELGLWGLNVPEELGGVGLSTLGNCLVEEELAQTVIPFDFGNVTPILFDCNAQQKVRYFLPLFHGQRQAYIALMEPGKASSPFSMETKAERTNGEYILSGRKLSFSKAGEDYFAIVFAATSDNKGAREGVTCLLIDKDTPGFSVEGGGEKTAWRSQVREPFSLVFEGCKVPTQNVLGEPGKAFNLGKKWLPSRRLVRGARCVGVAQRLLEESTTRAQSWESFGQLISGQLNVQSALADIAMSIHACRLMVHEAAWKADKGVVIKREAAMVKLFATEMIYKVADRVAHIFNGPSYVAGLPMERLCRDALATSATEFALELQRSIIARDVLKGLKV; via the coding sequence GTGGACTTTGACATACCTGAAGAACCGAAAATGATCCAGAGTCTGGTCAGAAGCTTTGTTAGTGATCAATTGAGGCCTTTGGAGAGAGATATCCTGGGGCGTGCGGCTGATCTGAGCGATGCCAGAATGTCTCTGCCACCAGAGATGAACGAGAAGTTAATCAAAATGGCCAAAGAACTGGGGTTATGGGGATTAAATGTGCCCGAGGAGCTTGGTGGCGTTGGTTTGAGCACTCTGGGTAACTGTTTGGTTGAGGAGGAATTGGCTCAGACAGTTATCCCTTTCGATTTTGGTAATGTCACTCCTATTCTTTTCGATTGCAATGCCCAGCAGAAGGTAAGATATTTTCTGCCATTATTCCATGGGCAAAGACAGGCTTATATTGCACTGATGGAACCGGGTAAAGCATCTAGTCCTTTCAGTATGGAAACTAAGGCAGAAAGGACAAACGGTGAATATATTCTCAGCGGTAGGAAACTGTCTTTTTCGAAGGCTGGCGAGGATTATTTTGCTATAGTCTTTGCGGCCACCTCTGATAATAAAGGAGCAAGAGAAGGGGTAACATGCCTTCTGATAGACAAAGATACTCCTGGTTTTAGTGTGGAAGGTGGTGGTGAAAAGACGGCATGGAGGTCTCAAGTGAGGGAACCTTTTTCCTTAGTATTTGAAGGTTGTAAAGTACCGACCCAGAACGTATTAGGAGAGCCTGGGAAGGCTTTCAATCTAGGCAAGAAATGGCTTCCCTCAAGACGTTTGGTGAGAGGTGCTAGGTGTGTGGGGGTGGCGCAGAGACTGCTGGAAGAATCAACCACTCGAGCCCAGTCCTGGGAGTCCTTTGGTCAATTGATTTCTGGACAGTTGAATGTGCAATCGGCGCTAGCAGATATTGCGATGAGCATTCATGCCTGCAGGCTCATGGTTCATGAGGCTGCGTGGAAGGCCGATAAGGGAGTGGTGATAAAGCGCGAAGCAGCCATGGTGAAGCTATTTGCTACTGAAATGATTTACAAGGTTGCGGATAGAGTAGCTCACATATTTAACGGGCCCTCTTATGTAGCAGGTTTACCTATGGAAAGGCTCTGCCGCGATGCGCTAGCAACAAGTGCTACCGAATTTGCCTTGGAACTCCAGAGGAGTATTATTGCCAGGGATGTCCTAAAAGGGTTGAAAGTGTGA
- a CDS encoding 4Fe-4S dicluster domain-containing protein, whose translation MPQRIQVNVKEIESILNEILNTKSPPVARCRLLSSGFNPGHALNITEDITGHKECIGCGNCIDICPFLFREPYRRDKTEQRTSMALESTVGGDCDQCYACVLVCPQVDTTIKHYVINRRLVEVMSRLDQRIGDDEDLDLDLFLEEAIQM comes from the coding sequence ATGCCTCAGCGTATTCAGGTAAATGTCAAGGAAATAGAGTCTATTCTGAATGAAATTCTGAACACGAAGAGTCCTCCAGTAGCCCGGTGTCGACTTCTTTCCAGTGGTTTCAATCCTGGTCATGCACTTAACATAACTGAGGATATCACGGGACACAAGGAGTGTATTGGCTGTGGCAACTGCATAGACATTTGCCCCTTTTTGTTTCGTGAACCATATCGTCGTGATAAGACGGAGCAGCGTACATCTATGGCCCTGGAAAGTACGGTTGGTGGGGATTGTGACCAGTGTTATGCGTGTGTCTTGGTTTGCCCTCAGGTAGATACCACCATCAAACACTATGTCATCAACCGGCGTCTGGTGGAGGTCATGTCTCGCCTGGATCAGCGGATTGGGGATGATGAAGATCTTGATCTAGACTTATTCCTGGAAGAAGCTATCCAGATGTAG